From a region of the Pukyongiella litopenaei genome:
- a CDS encoding SRPBCC family protein, producing the protein MQFSSKEDIEAPVEAVFAMLAEVERYERAAIRRGIDVRRLSGAAETGAGMEWEALFSLRGKPRTMQVRLSELEPNSRLRFDSESHGLTGFLNLELLELSPRRSRMAVVLNLKPNTIPARLLIQSLKLAKANLTRRFKLRVADYARGLEERYRETL; encoded by the coding sequence ATGCAGTTTTCGAGCAAGGAAGATATCGAGGCGCCGGTCGAGGCCGTCTTTGCCATGCTGGCAGAGGTCGAACGCTATGAGCGGGCCGCCATCCGCCGCGGCATCGACGTGCGCCGCCTGTCCGGTGCGGCGGAAACGGGCGCCGGCATGGAATGGGAGGCCCTGTTTTCGCTGCGGGGCAAACCCCGGACCATGCAGGTGCGGCTGAGCGAGCTCGAACCCAATTCACGGCTGCGGTTCGATTCCGAATCGCACGGGCTGACCGGTTTCCTGAACCTCGAACTCCTCGAATTGTCGCCGCGCCGCAGCCGGATGGCGGTGGTGCTGAACCTGAAGCCCAACACGATCCCGGCGCGGCTGCTGATCCAGTCGCTGAAACTGGCCAAGGCGAACCTGACCCGCCGGTTCAAGCTGCGGGTGGCCGACTATGCCCGCGGGCTGGAGGAGCGATACCGGGAAACGCTGTAG
- a CDS encoding ABC transporter permease, protein MALSPLNARRWRNFKRNRRAFWSLWIFAVLFSLSLFAEFLANDKPILVQYRGDYYAPIFRFYPETAFGGDFQTEAIYRDPEVECLIVSGGLESCFDDPEGVIAEAATGMVAGEPIERGWTVWPPIPYSFNTTVDRPGAAPLPPNRQNLLGTDDTKRDVLARVIYGFRLSILFTLIVTGVASLVGVFAGAIQGYFGGWLDLVFQRVIEIWSATPSLYVIIIMFAILGRSFWLLVFLMVLFSWTGLVGVVRAEFLRARNLEYVRAAKALGVGNMTIMFRHMLPNAMVATLTMLPFIVTGTISALASLDFLGFGLPSSAPSLGELTLQAKQNLQAPWLAFTAFFTFAAMLSLLVFIFEGIRDAFDPRKTFS, encoded by the coding sequence ATGGCGCTGTCCCCCCTGAACGCCCGCCGCTGGCGCAATTTCAAACGCAACCGCCGCGCCTTCTGGTCGCTGTGGATCTTCGCGGTGCTGTTCAGCCTGTCGCTGTTCGCCGAGTTCCTGGCCAACGACAAGCCGATCCTGGTGCAGTATCGGGGCGACTATTATGCCCCGATCTTCCGGTTCTATCCCGAAACCGCCTTTGGCGGCGATTTCCAGACCGAGGCGATCTATCGCGATCCCGAGGTGGAATGCCTGATCGTGTCAGGCGGGCTGGAAAGCTGTTTCGACGATCCCGAAGGGGTGATCGCCGAGGCCGCGACCGGCATGGTCGCCGGCGAACCGATCGAACGCGGCTGGACCGTCTGGCCGCCGATCCCCTACAGTTTCAACACCACCGTGGATCGTCCGGGCGCGGCGCCGCTGCCGCCCAACCGCCAGAACCTGCTGGGCACCGACGACACCAAGCGCGACGTGCTGGCGCGGGTGATCTACGGGTTCCGCCTGTCGATCCTGTTCACGCTGATCGTGACCGGCGTGGCCAGTCTCGTCGGCGTCTTTGCCGGCGCGATCCAGGGGTATTTCGGCGGCTGGCTGGACCTGGTGTTCCAGCGGGTGATCGAAATCTGGTCGGCGACGCCGTCGCTCTACGTCATCATCATCATGTTCGCGATCCTGGGGCGAAGTTTCTGGCTGCTGGTGTTCCTGATGGTGCTGTTTTCCTGGACCGGGCTGGTCGGCGTGGTCCGCGCCGAGTTCCTGCGCGCGCGCAACCTGGAATATGTGCGCGCGGCCAAGGCGCTGGGGGTGGGCAACATGACGATCATGTTCCGCCACATGCTGCCCAACGCCATGGTGGCGACGCTGACCATGCTGCCCTTTATCGTCACCGGCACGATTTCGGCGCTGGCCAGCCTCGATTTCCTGGGTTTCGGCCTGCCCTCCTCGGCGCCGTCGCTGGGCGAACTGACATTGCAGGCGAAACAGAACCTGCAGGCGCCGTGGCTGGCCTTCACCGCGTTCTTCACCTTCGCGGCGATGCTGTCGCTGCTGGTGTTCATCTTCGAAGGCATCCGCGACGCCTTTGACCCGCGAAAGACGTTTTCATGA
- a CDS encoding microcin C ABC transporter permease YejB, with amino-acid sequence MAAYILRRLLLVIPTLLGIMVINFALVQFVPGGPVEQIIAQMEGGGDVFEGFAGGGADVDTQSAGVSDRYVGARGLPPEFIEELEREFGFDKPPLERFLTMLGNYARLDFGESYFRSISVTDLVLEKMPVSISLGLWSTLIAYIVSIPLGIRKAVKDGSSFDTWTSGAIIVAYAIPGFLFAILLLVLFAGGSYWQIFPLRGLTSDNWDSLSLMGKIGDYFWHIALPVIASTISAFATLTLLTKNSFLDEIKKHYVMTARAKGLSESRVLYGHVFRNAMLIVIAGFPAVFIGVFFSGSLIIETIFSLDGLGRLGFEAAVARDYPVIFGTLFIFGLMSLVVGILSDVMYVLVDPRIDFEKREG; translated from the coding sequence ATGGCCGCCTATATCCTTCGCCGCCTTCTGCTGGTGATCCCCACATTGCTGGGCATCATGGTGATCAACTTTGCCCTGGTGCAATTCGTGCCGGGCGGCCCGGTCGAACAGATCATCGCGCAGATGGAAGGCGGCGGCGACGTGTTCGAAGGCTTTGCCGGTGGCGGGGCCGACGTGGACACCCAGTCCGCCGGGGTATCCGACCGCTATGTCGGCGCGCGCGGCCTGCCGCCCGAGTTCATCGAGGAGCTTGAGCGGGAATTCGGGTTCGACAAGCCGCCGCTGGAACGGTTCCTGACGATGCTCGGCAACTATGCCCGGCTGGATTTCGGCGAAAGCTATTTCCGGTCGATCTCGGTGACCGACCTGGTGCTGGAAAAGATGCCGGTGTCGATCAGCCTCGGGCTGTGGTCCACCCTGATCGCCTATATCGTGTCGATCCCGCTGGGCATCCGCAAGGCGGTGAAGGATGGCAGCAGCTTCGATACCTGGACCTCGGGCGCGATCATCGTCGCCTATGCGATCCCCGGTTTCCTGTTCGCGATCCTGCTGCTGGTTCTGTTTGCCGGTGGTTCCTACTGGCAGATCTTCCCGCTGCGCGGCCTGACCAGCGACAACTGGGACAGCCTGAGCCTGATGGGCAAGATCGGCGACTATTTCTGGCACATCGCGCTACCGGTGATCGCCAGCACGATTTCCGCCTTTGCCACGCTGACGCTGCTGACCAAGAACAGCTTTCTCGACGAGATCAAGAAACACTATGTCATGACCGCCCGCGCCAAGGGGCTGAGCGAGAGCAGGGTGCTCTACGGGCATGTGTTCCGCAACGCGATGCTGATCGTGATCGCCGGGTTCCCGGCGGTGTTCATCGGCGTGTTCTTTTCCGGCAGCCTGATCATCGAAACCATCTTTTCGCTCGACGGGTTGGGGCGGCTGGGTTTCGAGGCGGCCGTGGCGCGGGATTACCCGGTGATCTTCGGCACGCTGTTCATCTTCGGCCTGATGAGCCTCGTCGTCGGCATCCTGTCCGACGTGATGTATGTGCTGGTCGATCCGCGGATCGATTTCGAGAAAAGGGAGGGCTGA
- a CDS encoding prephenate dehydratase — MTNRIAFQGEPGAYSHEACRKARPQMEPMPCRTFEDAIEAVRAGKADLAMLPVENSTYGRVADIHTLLPNSGLHIIDEAFVRVHINLLTLPGAKLGDITHAMSHTVLLGQCRGFLQEHGIHRITGADTAGSARQVAEDADPRIAALASELAGETYGLEVMARHIEDNATNTTRFLIMSRDADLSRRGDHGMITSFVFQVRNIPAALYKAMGGFATNGVNMTKLESYMVGGSFTATQFYADIEGHPDDRDVTLAMDELRFFTTKLDILGVYPANTEHH, encoded by the coding sequence ATGACAAACCGCATCGCGTTCCAGGGCGAACCCGGCGCCTACAGCCACGAGGCCTGCCGCAAGGCCCGCCCGCAGATGGAGCCGATGCCCTGCCGCACCTTCGAGGACGCGATCGAAGCGGTCCGCGCCGGCAAGGCCGATCTGGCGATGCTGCCAGTCGAGAACTCGACCTATGGGCGGGTGGCCGACATCCACACGCTGCTGCCCAATTCGGGCCTGCACATCATCGACGAAGCCTTCGTGCGGGTGCATATCAACCTGCTGACGCTGCCGGGCGCGAAACTCGGCGACATCACCCACGCGATGAGCCACACGGTGCTGCTGGGCCAGTGCCGGGGGTTCCTGCAGGAACACGGGATCCACCGCATCACCGGCGCCGATACCGCCGGTTCGGCCCGGCAGGTCGCCGAAGACGCCGACCCCCGGATCGCCGCGCTGGCCAGTGAACTGGCGGGCGAAACCTACGGTCTCGAGGTGATGGCGCGGCATATCGAGGACAACGCCACCAACACCACACGGTTCCTGATCATGTCGCGCGACGCCGATCTGAGCCGGCGCGGCGACCATGGCATGATCACCAGCTTCGTCTTTCAGGTCCGCAACATTCCGGCGGCGCTCTACAAGGCGATGGGCGGCTTTGCGACCAATGGCGTGAACATGACCAAGCTGGAAAGCTACATGGTCGGCGGGTCGTTCACGGCGACTCAGTTCTACGCCGATATCGAAGGCCACCCCGATGACCGCGACGTGACGCTGGCGATGGACGAATTGCGGTTCTTCACCACCAAGCTCGATATCCTGGGGGTCTATCCCGCGAATACCGAACACCACTGA
- a CDS encoding extracellular solute-binding protein, translating into MTRWPMLVSLFTLTLICLLALARIAAAEETIIKSHGFSEFGDLKYAEGFAHFDYVDPDAPRGGELSYAAQGTFDSFNPFTRQGRAGARAAEQYESLLIPSYDEPASYYGLIAESLEYPESQDWVIFNLRPEARFSDGTPVTAEDVVFSHEILLDQGLQSYAEAVRKRIPKAEALGPHRVKFHFADGYPRRAMITQVGGTPVFSKAWFEADPDNRRLDKPRMVPGIGSGPYVLDSYDINRRIVYRRNPDYWGDHVNVNVGRNNFGTIRIEYFSDSIAAMEAFKAGEFTFRQENNSKSWATAYNFPAITEGHVQKVELPDGDVPNATGFVMNLDRPQFSDVRVREAVQLAFNFAWTNESLQYGLFQHRQSFWEGTDLEARNLPQGRELEVLKSLGDALDPVLLETAPPVLPEGRADRQTDRKNLRRAMKLLDEAGWMVGDDGIRRNTSGQQLRIEFLSDDPALDRLASPFVDNLKAMGIAAAYNRIDNAQFTLRRRERDFDMISGGYSMSLQPSTGLYQQFGTEAAAFSVFNPSGVHGPDIEPLIDNIVSARETEELVANVRALDRVLRWKRFIVPTWYLGKHWVAYWDQYGYPANLPPYALGLEDLWWADKEGAAALKAAGALR; encoded by the coding sequence ATGACCCGCTGGCCGATGCTGGTCAGCCTGTTCACGCTGACCCTGATCTGTCTCCTTGCGCTGGCGCGCATCGCTGCCGCCGAGGAAACGATCATCAAGAGCCACGGGTTTTCCGAATTCGGCGATCTGAAATATGCCGAGGGTTTCGCGCATTTCGACTATGTCGATCCCGACGCGCCGCGGGGCGGTGAGCTCAGCTATGCCGCGCAGGGCACGTTCGACAGTTTCAACCCGTTCACCCGGCAGGGCCGGGCCGGCGCGCGGGCGGCCGAACAATACGAGTCGCTGCTGATCCCGTCCTATGATGAACCCGCCTCCTATTACGGTCTGATCGCCGAAAGCCTCGAATATCCCGAAAGCCAGGACTGGGTGATCTTCAACCTGCGCCCCGAGGCGCGGTTTTCCGACGGAACGCCGGTTACCGCCGAGGACGTGGTGTTCAGCCATGAGATCCTGCTGGACCAGGGGCTGCAATCCTATGCCGAGGCGGTCCGCAAGCGCATCCCCAAGGCCGAGGCCCTGGGCCCGCACCGGGTGAAGTTCCATTTCGCCGATGGCTATCCCCGCCGGGCGATGATCACCCAGGTCGGCGGAACGCCGGTCTTTTCCAAGGCCTGGTTCGAGGCCGACCCGGACAACCGGCGGCTGGACAAGCCGCGGATGGTGCCGGGGATCGGGTCGGGGCCGTATGTGCTGGACAGCTACGACATCAACCGCCGCATCGTCTATCGCCGCAACCCCGACTATTGGGGCGACCATGTGAACGTGAATGTGGGGCGGAACAATTTCGGCACCATCCGGATCGAGTATTTCTCGGACAGCATCGCCGCGATGGAGGCGTTCAAGGCCGGGGAATTCACCTTCCGGCAGGAAAACAACTCGAAAAGCTGGGCCACGGCCTACAATTTCCCGGCGATCACCGAAGGTCATGTGCAGAAGGTGGAACTGCCCGATGGCGACGTGCCCAATGCCACCGGTTTCGTGATGAATCTCGACCGGCCGCAGTTTTCCGACGTGCGTGTCCGCGAGGCGGTCCAGCTGGCCTTCAACTTCGCCTGGACCAACGAGAGCCTGCAATACGGGCTGTTCCAGCACCGGCAATCGTTCTGGGAAGGCACCGATCTGGAGGCCCGCAACCTGCCCCAGGGCCGTGAACTGGAGGTGCTGAAATCGCTGGGTGACGCGCTCGACCCGGTGTTGCTGGAGACCGCACCGCCGGTGTTGCCCGAAGGCCGCGCCGACCGCCAGACCGACCGCAAGAACCTGCGCCGCGCGATGAAGCTGCTGGACGAGGCCGGATGGATGGTGGGCGATGACGGCATCCGCCGCAACACCAGCGGCCAGCAGCTGAGGATCGAATTCCTGTCGGACGATCCGGCGCTGGACCGGCTGGCCTCGCCGTTTGTCGACAATCTCAAGGCCATGGGGATCGCCGCGGCCTACAACCGGATCGACAACGCGCAGTTCACTCTGCGCCGACGTGAACGCGACTTTGACATGATCTCGGGCGGCTACAGCATGTCGCTGCAACCGTCGACCGGGCTCTACCAGCAGTTCGGCACCGAGGCGGCGGCGTTCTCGGTCTTCAACCCGTCGGGCGTGCATGGGCCGGATATCGAACCGCTGATCGACAATATCGTGTCGGCCAGGGAAACCGAGGAACTGGTGGCGAATGTGCGCGCGCTGGACCGGGTGTTGCGGTGGAAACGGTTCATCGTGCCGACCTGGTATCTGGGCAAGCACTGGGTCGCCTACTGGGATCAATACGGCTATCCGGCCAATCTGCCGCCCTATGCGCTGGGGCTCGAGGATCTCTGGTGGGCCGACAAAGAAGGTGCCGCGGCATTGAAGGCCGCCGGCGCGCTGAGGTAG
- the nudC gene encoding NAD(+) diphosphatase translates to MKLAETVTFGGAGLDRAAHLRGDAAALTRMQARDDARVVLFWRGKPLVRGEGRDRLALLPCDHPVVASRDTGDRVLLGLAAREAPRFACDLSNWEPEDLDRNELGQYLDPSEQHHPDLPADHVFAELRRLMARLSPVDAELAATGKAILGWHHTHGFCARCGAPSDLSQAGWQTTCTRCGSHHFPRTDPVVIMLITHGNSVLMGRSPGWPEGMYSLLAGFVEPGETLEAAVRREVFEEAGVAVGAVRYLASQPWPFPSSLMIGCAGEALGRDLNIDPQEIEDARWIGRDDMMVAFAGDHPVLKPARRGAIAHFLLQNWLADRLD, encoded by the coding sequence ATGAAACTGGCCGAAACGGTGACATTCGGCGGCGCGGGGCTGGATCGCGCCGCGCATCTGCGCGGGGACGCGGCGGCGCTGACGCGGATGCAGGCGCGCGACGACGCCCGCGTGGTGCTGTTCTGGCGCGGCAAGCCGCTGGTCCGGGGCGAGGGCCGCGACCGGCTGGCGCTGCTGCCCTGCGATCACCCGGTGGTCGCGTCGCGGGATACCGGCGATCGGGTGCTGCTGGGGCTGGCGGCCCGCGAGGCGCCGCGTTTCGCCTGCGACCTGTCGAACTGGGAACCGGAGGATCTGGACCGCAACGAGCTGGGGCAGTATCTCGACCCGTCCGAACAGCACCACCCGGACCTGCCCGCCGATCATGTCTTTGCCGAGCTGCGCCGCCTGATGGCGCGGCTGAGCCCGGTGGATGCCGAACTGGCCGCGACCGGCAAGGCCATTCTCGGCTGGCACCACACGCATGGGTTCTGCGCCCGCTGCGGTGCGCCCAGCGACCTGTCGCAGGCGGGCTGGCAGACGACCTGCACCCGCTGCGGCAGCCATCATTTTCCGCGCACCGACCCGGTGGTAATCATGCTGATCACCCATGGCAATTCGGTGCTGATGGGCCGGTCCCCGGGCTGGCCCGAGGGCATGTATTCGCTGCTGGCGGGATTCGTCGAGCCGGGCGAGACGCTGGAGGCCGCCGTGCGCCGCGAAGTGTTCGAGGAGGCCGGCGTCGCGGTGGGGGCGGTGCGCTATCTGGCCAGCCAGCCCTGGCCGTTCCCGTCGTCGCTGATGATCGGCTGCGCGGGCGAGGCGCTGGGCCGCGATCTGAACATCGATCCGCAGGAAATCGAGGATGCCCGCTGGATCGGGCGGGACGACATGATGGTGGCCTTTGCCGGTGACCATCCGGTCCTGAAACCGGCACGGCGCGGCGCGATCGCGCATTTCCTGCTGCAGAACTGGCTTGCAGACCGGCTGGATTGA
- a CDS encoding c-type cytochrome: MDTMTTTKVAAALCGALLVFLLGKWAAEGIYHTALHGEPSYVIDTGEDEAADEGAEEEVSFIDLLAQADVEKGSKVFKKCSACHKLEKGANGTGPYLYGVVGRPVASADGFGYSDALAGLGGDWTPEHLDEFLTKPSAYAPGTTMSFAGLGKIGDRANLIAFLNTNSDSPVSFEAAEAATDDASEAADAATDAASDAADAATDAADAATDAASDAADAVTDAASDAADAATDAASDAADAATDAASDAADAVTDAASDAADAATDAASDAADAATDAASDAADAATDAASDAADAVTDAASDAADAATDAASDAADAATDAASDAADAATDAASDAVEGSDATTSGN, translated from the coding sequence ATGGACACGATGACGACGACCAAGGTAGCCGCAGCCCTGTGCGGGGCATTGCTGGTATTCCTGCTGGGAAAATGGGCGGCGGAGGGGATCTACCACACCGCGCTGCATGGTGAACCGTCCTATGTGATCGACACCGGAGAGGACGAGGCCGCGGATGAAGGCGCCGAGGAGGAGGTCAGCTTCATCGACCTGCTGGCGCAGGCCGATGTCGAAAAGGGCTCCAAGGTGTTCAAGAAATGCTCGGCCTGCCACAAGCTGGAAAAGGGCGCGAACGGCACCGGACCGTATCTCTACGGGGTGGTTGGCCGTCCGGTCGCCTCGGCTGACGGGTTCGGCTATTCGGACGCACTCGCCGGTCTGGGCGGCGACTGGACCCCGGAGCATCTGGACGAATTCCTGACCAAGCCGTCGGCCTATGCCCCGGGCACCACGATGAGCTTTGCCGGCCTCGGCAAGATCGGTGACCGGGCCAACCTGATCGCGTTCCTCAACACCAACAGCGACAGTCCGGTGAGCTTCGAGGCGGCGGAAGCCGCCACCGACGACGCCAGCGAAGCCGCTGACGCTGCAACCGATGCGGCCAGCGACGCGGCTGACGCTGCTACCGATGCGGCTGACGCTGCGACCGATGCGGCCAGCGATGCCGCTGATGCCGTGACCGACGCGGCCAGCGATGCCGCTGACGCTGCGACCGATGCGGCCAGCGATGCGGCAGACGCTGCAACCGATGCGGCCAGCGATGCGGCTGATGCCGTGACCGATGCCGCCAGCGACGCGGCTGACGCTGCAACCGACGCCGCCAGCGACGCCGCTGACGCTGCAACCGACGCCGCCAGCGATGCGGCTGATGCCGCGACCGATGCCGCCAGCGACGCGGCTGATGCCGTGACCGACGCGGCCAGCGATGCGGCAGACGCTGCAACCGATGCGGCCAGCGATGCGGCAGATGCTGCGACCGACGCCGCCAGCGATGCCGCCGATGCTGCAACCGACGCGGCCAGCGACGCGGTCGAAGGATCGGACGCGACGACCTCGGGCAACTGA
- a CDS encoding 5'-nucleotidase C-terminal domain-containing protein: protein MSAGTNLRLLATTDLHMHLTGHDYLADQADPARGLTRIATRIAEARAEAARAGAPVLLLDNGDALQGTPLDEIDEPGRPHPLMRALGYLRYDAAGLGNHDFYRGLAVLDRILADAPCPVLCSNLRLNDDAPGGSIRSCAVLDRDLPLNGRPTPLRIGLLSFLPPQTLQWEAHQLEGRVEIDGIAASARAWLPRMRDEGCDLVIALAHTGLAGAGGRPDGENAALALAELGGFDAIIAGHTHQRLPGPDHDGLPGVDAETGQVHGTPMVMPGFNGSDLGVIDLSLHRAGNRWQVAGSRCALRPAAGRPEDPGLLTLLGADHGATRARLRQHVGHSDTDLHSYFTFLAPDPALALVAAAQAAALRPCLEGTPLAGLPLVSVASPGRCGGRSGPGNYTDIPAGSLTRRHLNQLQIYPNQLCAVELNGAQLVDWLEMSASHFNRIEPGSTGSRLRNPSLNGTGFDVLHGLTCVIDLSAPARFAPDGSPRDHGHGRVTGIACNGRPVRPDDRFVVALNSFRANGGGNVRALCDSPRIRLPHLGIREALASYVSRDLPRDPIENGPPPWRFAPMPGTSVLARTGPGATAHMGDLDGRGVEITGQDTDGFLLLSVPL from the coding sequence ATGAGCGCAGGCACCAACCTGCGCCTGCTGGCGACGACTGACCTGCACATGCACCTGACCGGGCACGATTATCTCGCCGACCAGGCCGATCCGGCGCGGGGCCTGACCCGTATCGCCACGCGCATCGCCGAGGCCCGTGCCGAAGCCGCGCGGGCAGGCGCCCCGGTGCTGTTGCTCGACAATGGCGACGCGCTGCAGGGCACACCGCTGGACGAAATCGACGAACCGGGCCGCCCGCACCCGCTGATGCGGGCGCTGGGCTATCTGCGCTATGACGCCGCCGGGCTGGGCAACCACGATTTTTATCGGGGTCTCGCGGTGCTGGACCGTATTCTCGCCGATGCGCCCTGCCCGGTCCTGTGTTCCAACCTGCGCCTGAACGATGATGCCCCGGGCGGGTCGATCCGGTCCTGTGCGGTGCTCGACCGGGATCTGCCGCTGAACGGCCGGCCGACACCGCTGCGGATCGGGCTGCTGTCCTTCCTGCCGCCGCAGACCCTGCAATGGGAGGCCCATCAGCTGGAGGGCCGGGTCGAAATCGACGGGATCGCCGCCAGCGCGCGGGCATGGCTGCCCCGGATGCGGGACGAGGGCTGCGACCTGGTGATCGCACTGGCCCATACCGGGCTGGCGGGTGCGGGCGGCAGGCCCGACGGCGAAAACGCCGCGCTGGCGCTGGCCGAGCTTGGCGGTTTCGACGCGATCATCGCCGGGCACACCCATCAGCGCCTGCCCGGCCCCGACCATGACGGGCTGCCCGGCGTCGATGCCGAGACCGGACAGGTGCATGGCACGCCTATGGTCATGCCCGGGTTCAACGGGTCCGACCTTGGCGTCATCGACCTGAGCCTGCATCGCGCCGGGAACCGCTGGCAGGTGGCCGGGTCGCGCTGCGCCCTGCGCCCGGCCGCCGGACGCCCCGAAGACCCCGGCCTGCTGACGCTGCTGGGCGCCGATCACGGTGCCACGCGGGCCCGGCTGCGCCAGCATGTCGGCCACAGCGATACCGATTTGCACAGCTATTTCACCTTCCTTGCCCCCGACCCCGCGCTGGCGCTGGTCGCGGCGGCGCAGGCCGCGGCCCTGCGCCCCTGCCTGGAGGGAACGCCGCTGGCGGGCCTGCCGCTGGTTTCGGTCGCCTCGCCGGGGCGATGCGGCGGCCGCAGCGGGCCGGGCAACTACACCGATATTCCCGCCGGCAGCCTGACGCGGCGCCACCTGAACCAGTTGCAGATCTATCCCAACCAGCTATGCGCGGTCGAACTGAACGGCGCGCAGCTGGTCGACTGGCTCGAAATGTCGGCCAGCCATTTCAACAGGATCGAACCGGGCAGCACCGGATCGCGCCTGCGCAACCCGTCCCTGAACGGCACCGGGTTCGACGTGCTGCATGGGCTCACCTGCGTGATCGACCTGTCCGCCCCGGCGCGGTTTGCCCCCGACGGCAGCCCGCGCGACCACGGCCACGGTCGTGTCACCGGTATTGCCTGCAACGGCCGGCCCGTCCGACCCGATGACCGCTTTGTCGTGGCGCTCAACTCCTTTCGCGCCAATGGCGGCGGCAATGTGCGGGCGCTGTGCGACTCCCCGCGGATCAGGCTGCCCCATCTGGGCATCCGCGAGGCCCTGGCCAGCTATGTCAGCCGCGACCTGCCGCGCGATCCCATCGAGAACGGCCCGCCGCCCTGGCGGTTCGCACCGATGCCGGGCACAAGCGTGCTGGCGCGCACCGGTCCCGGCGCAACCGCGCATATGGGTGACCTGGACGGGCGCGGCGTCGAAATCACCGGCCAGGACACGGACGGGTTCCTGCTGCTGTCCGTGCCGCTCTGA